A region from the Chitinophaga sp. Cy-1792 genome encodes:
- a CDS encoding TlpA disulfide reductase family protein, which yields MKAIRFFLFLLLCHQANAATPPVTTLHVKVNTSPVFSGMISFSSLDSKSNQCKSEIFFIEKDKPVVIFSKTLAATTQVITLNRCPLLTNAGDQVNLELRPLYKGTEIVQGRYVAACSGKDAARQLLPYLIDSLYTNADLSKINTIDQANEFITATAALIAKKTCAAKINQAENLAVLTAFEQEKQLLFKFNFLDAHKDLPRTKELGNWYMQGYDFSAPGLTAFGDDDIARQAVYLWYHGRKLQDSTLTEASMLQELLFACKADRIKETEAINWLQTEGKERAFTPDMKITYPVIKSALKPNTPAVHTADSLYKSYQQMEPGMPAFNFALENDLGKFVRLSDFKGKIVIIDFWAMWCPSCVASLPNLKQLEATYKDKNDIVFLTVAWEDASSANRAKLKQFSIDHHIDGENNLFLNFDRNDPAAKKIVEHYCLTGITRWVAIDQEGNIMNGNIGHPLRPGFEQRIANIYQQRN from the coding sequence ATGAAGGCGATACGTTTCTTCCTGTTCCTGTTACTGTGCCATCAGGCAAATGCGGCCACACCGCCGGTAACCACACTTCATGTAAAAGTTAATACATCACCTGTTTTTAGCGGGATGATCAGCTTCAGCTCACTGGATAGTAAATCTAACCAATGTAAGAGTGAGATATTTTTTATAGAAAAAGATAAACCAGTAGTCATATTCTCGAAAACCCTTGCCGCTACTACCCAGGTAATTACACTCAATCGCTGTCCGTTACTTACCAATGCCGGTGATCAGGTAAACCTGGAGTTGCGGCCTTTGTACAAAGGAACTGAAATCGTGCAGGGCCGCTACGTGGCTGCCTGTTCCGGGAAAGACGCAGCGAGGCAGCTATTGCCCTATCTGATCGATAGCCTGTATACCAATGCGGATCTCTCTAAAATAAATACTATTGATCAGGCAAATGAATTTATTACTGCTACCGCAGCCCTGATAGCGAAAAAGACATGTGCTGCAAAAATAAACCAGGCGGAGAATCTCGCGGTGTTAACAGCATTTGAACAGGAAAAGCAACTGCTGTTTAAATTCAATTTCCTGGATGCACACAAAGACCTGCCACGTACAAAGGAATTGGGCAACTGGTATATGCAAGGATATGATTTTTCTGCGCCGGGGCTTACTGCTTTCGGCGATGATGATATCGCCAGACAGGCGGTGTACCTGTGGTACCATGGCAGAAAGCTACAAGATTCCACACTTACGGAAGCGAGCATGTTACAGGAATTATTATTTGCCTGTAAGGCAGACCGGATCAAGGAAACGGAAGCCATTAACTGGTTGCAGACAGAAGGTAAGGAACGTGCTTTTACACCTGATATGAAGATTACCTACCCGGTTATTAAATCAGCTTTGAAACCTAATACACCGGCGGTTCATACGGCAGATTCGCTGTATAAGTCGTACCAGCAGATGGAACCTGGAATGCCGGCATTTAATTTCGCACTGGAGAATGACCTGGGGAAATTTGTTCGCCTGTCTGATTTTAAGGGAAAGATCGTTATCATAGATTTCTGGGCAATGTGGTGTCCCTCCTGTGTGGCGTCTTTGCCTAATCTGAAGCAGCTGGAAGCTACCTATAAAGATAAAAACGATATCGTGTTTCTGACGGTAGCATGGGAAGATGCCTCATCCGCCAACCGCGCTAAATTGAAGCAGTTTTCAATCGATCACCATATTGATGGAGAGAATAACCTGTTCCTGAACTTTGACCGTAATGATCCTGCAGCGAAAAAAATCGTGGAGCATTATTGTCTGACAGGTATTACCCGCTGGGTAGCGATAGATCAGGAGGGTAACATCATGAATGGTAATATCGGGCATCCGCTCAGGCCTGGCTTTGAGCAAAGGATTGCTAATATTTATCAGCAGAGAAATTGA
- a CDS encoding response regulator transcription factor has protein sequence MMKNNPGATLLTKNRLGEITEKDIADQHYLEVVKAFARLSYESTYVINYSNMSFEYVSDNPLFLCGNTAEEVMQMGYEFYFRHVPAPDLEMLSILNDAGFDFYAQLPQNEKKNYSISYDFHLVTKAGKEILINHRLTPLFLTTEGKIWKSMCVVSLSSQQTAGNVCIYKHGSNDRWKLNLETKIWHKFTKPELTDRETEVLRMHAQGFSISQIAEKIFVAPDTIKYYRRRIFERLEVANIADALAHAVNNRLL, from the coding sequence ATGATGAAAAATAACCCCGGCGCTACACTGCTGACAAAAAACAGATTAGGAGAAATTACTGAAAAAGACATCGCCGACCAGCATTACCTGGAAGTGGTGAAAGCCTTTGCACGCCTGTCTTACGAGAGTACATATGTGATAAACTATTCAAATATGTCATTTGAGTATGTGTCAGACAATCCTTTATTTCTATGTGGCAATACTGCCGAAGAAGTCATGCAGATGGGCTATGAGTTCTATTTCCGTCACGTACCCGCGCCCGATCTGGAAATGCTCTCCATACTGAACGACGCAGGGTTTGATTTCTACGCACAGCTACCTCAAAATGAAAAGAAAAATTACAGCATCTCCTACGACTTTCACTTGGTTACCAAAGCAGGCAAAGAAATACTGATCAATCACCGGCTTACCCCTCTTTTTCTTACCACAGAAGGTAAAATCTGGAAATCTATGTGTGTAGTATCGCTCTCCTCCCAGCAAACAGCAGGAAACGTCTGCATCTACAAGCATGGCAGCAACGATCGCTGGAAATTAAACCTGGAAACTAAAATCTGGCATAAATTTACCAAACCAGAACTTACCGACAGGGAAACGGAAGTACTACGTATGCATGCGCAGGGATTTTCCATCAGCCAGATCGCAGAAAAGATCTTTGTGGCACCGGATACCATCAAATACTACCGCCGCCGGATATTTGAACGACTGGAGGTTGCAAATATTGCAGACGCCTTAGCACATGCAGTCAACAACAGGCTACTATAA
- a CDS encoding lysophospholipid acyltransferase family protein — protein MSTVIYYCLQPVIYGIAIMPFRLLYLLSDVMYGLLYYVLSYRKKVVMGNLRASFPEKSEKELQRICKDFYHYLCDMFLETFKTLTISKDEMVKRCRFTPETVALFNKLSAENKSAVLVMGHKGNWEWAGNTFSILCQQQLYVIYHPLGNKNFNDLMYRMRTRFGTKLIAMQDTFREMVKNRKEVNATAFIADQSPQPATAQWIPFLHQDTPVSKGTEKIAQKMNSPVVYVSVIKEKRGYYRVEAKMLIENPTAENEGTITVLHTRKLEEDIIAQPATWLWSHRRWKHKRPQAA, from the coding sequence TTGTCAACTGTTATTTATTACTGCCTACAACCTGTAATTTATGGGATTGCAATAATGCCATTCCGTTTATTGTATTTGTTGTCTGATGTCATGTATGGTCTGCTTTACTATGTTCTTTCCTACAGAAAGAAAGTAGTGATGGGCAATCTGCGTGCATCTTTCCCGGAAAAATCTGAAAAGGAACTACAGCGCATCTGTAAAGACTTCTATCATTACCTCTGTGATATGTTCCTGGAAACTTTCAAAACGCTTACCATCAGCAAGGACGAAATGGTAAAACGCTGCCGGTTCACACCGGAAACAGTGGCGCTGTTCAATAAATTATCTGCAGAAAACAAAAGCGCAGTACTGGTAATGGGCCACAAGGGCAACTGGGAATGGGCCGGTAATACCTTCAGCATTTTATGCCAGCAACAGCTGTATGTTATCTACCATCCGCTGGGCAACAAAAATTTTAACGACCTGATGTACCGCATGCGTACCCGCTTCGGTACCAAGTTAATCGCCATGCAGGATACTTTCCGCGAAATGGTGAAAAACAGGAAAGAAGTCAATGCCACCGCCTTTATCGCCGATCAGTCGCCACAACCTGCTACCGCACAATGGATCCCTTTCCTGCACCAGGATACACCCGTGTCTAAAGGAACAGAAAAGATCGCGCAGAAAATGAACTCACCAGTCGTCTATGTATCGGTGATAAAAGAAAAAAGAGGCTACTACCGGGTAGAAGCGAAAATGCTTATCGAAAATCCTACCGCCGAAAATGAAGGCACTATAACTGTATTGCATACTAGAAAGCTGGAAGAAGATATCATCGCACAACCTGCAACCTGGCTCTGGTCGCACAGACGCTGGAAGCATAAAAGACCACAGGCAGCCTAG
- a CDS encoding DUF3667 domain-containing protein, protein MNCKSCNEAVADKFCGHCGTAAVLKRVDGHYILHEVQHVLHFEKGILYTIKELLIRPGKNIRGFLTEDRSRLVKPVIFLVISSLVYTLITHFFHIEKDHWISDPENYKTFAAITEWIEGHYGYSNIIMGLFIGGWLKIFIRKSGYNFFEILIMLCFVLGTGMLIYAMLALVQGITGKNMKLVSELASMLYSMWAIGQVLGGKKIKGYVLSLVAYILGMGSFWMAAGLLASIIDSFFKH, encoded by the coding sequence ATGAATTGTAAGAGTTGTAATGAGGCTGTAGCAGATAAGTTTTGCGGCCATTGTGGTACCGCTGCGGTGCTGAAAAGGGTGGATGGGCACTATATCCTGCATGAGGTACAGCATGTCCTCCATTTTGAGAAAGGCATATTGTATACGATCAAGGAGTTGCTGATACGTCCGGGAAAGAATATCAGGGGATTTCTGACGGAAGACAGGAGCCGGCTGGTAAAGCCGGTGATTTTCCTGGTAATCAGTTCGCTGGTATATACGCTGATCACTCACTTTTTCCATATTGAAAAAGACCATTGGATTAGTGACCCGGAGAACTACAAGACGTTTGCTGCCATTACTGAATGGATAGAGGGGCACTATGGTTATTCGAATATAATTATGGGTCTCTTTATAGGCGGCTGGCTGAAAATATTTATCAGGAAGAGTGGGTATAATTTTTTTGAGATACTGATTATGTTGTGCTTTGTGCTTGGTACTGGCATGCTGATATACGCGATGCTTGCGTTGGTACAGGGGATTACCGGGAAAAATATGAAGCTGGTTTCAGAGCTTGCTAGCATGTTATATAGCATGTGGGCAATTGGTCAGGTGCTGGGAGGAAAGAAAATAAAGGGGTATGTTTTATCCCTGGTAGCTTACATACTGGGGATGGGTAGCTTTTGGATGGCTGCGGGTTTGCTGGCCTCAATTATAGATAGTTTTTTTAAGCATTAA
- a CDS encoding RagB/SusD family nutrient uptake outer membrane protein: MKKMIVLAFAILSLASCKKFLAEQTQSDVVPKTTKDFGEILFTNGYPDRFTLLQPYIRMMDDDIQSYVGPFASGDEVTTTGNAPAFQWQPDFIDLCARAGGALKEKYNSWAIYYKLILGTNVALTYLDKSVGSEVEKATYKGEAYTLRAFYYFMLVNLYAAPYNDSTTTPEKSPGVPLKLDAGLTDQLPVRKSVKEVYQQITTDLDSAIYYLGATKADQKLYRISHVAVHLLASRVYLYMEQWDKSIEHADYVISYHPQLMELNGWGDPDARRKPIVGNGNVETIWYYGSMLESFPSGVAFAYGMSTDLGSKFEPNDLRSNVFYSIVPDNLRPYTAFPYSVVKLNMDQGNDANVNMGNSWRSAEAYLNRAEAYVQLYKTKGDANAAQEALNNLNTLRAKRFAPAQFVPWTLKPADQLLQMCRDERRRELFMEGTHRWMDLRRYGMPSIKHYYQPSKEVTQVFTLQKRDPQYVLPIPNDVLLRNPQITQNPQIGNLRQPD; encoded by the coding sequence ATGAAAAAGATGATTGTTTTAGCCTTTGCTATATTGAGTTTAGCATCATGTAAGAAATTTCTGGCGGAACAAACGCAGTCTGATGTAGTACCCAAAACCACCAAAGATTTTGGAGAGATACTTTTTACGAATGGATACCCTGACAGGTTTACGCTGCTGCAGCCATATATCAGGATGATGGATGATGATATCCAGTCCTATGTAGGACCATTCGCATCGGGAGATGAGGTAACTACAACTGGTAATGCGCCTGCTTTCCAATGGCAACCTGATTTTATTGACCTATGTGCCCGCGCCGGAGGTGCACTGAAAGAAAAATATAATTCATGGGCTATATATTATAAGTTGATCCTGGGTACAAACGTAGCACTGACGTACCTTGATAAATCTGTTGGCAGCGAAGTTGAAAAGGCAACTTACAAAGGAGAAGCTTATACACTACGGGCATTTTATTATTTTATGCTGGTAAACCTATATGCCGCTCCCTATAATGATTCCACTACAACACCAGAGAAAAGTCCGGGGGTACCGCTGAAACTGGATGCCGGACTCACGGACCAGCTGCCGGTGAGAAAATCCGTGAAAGAAGTATACCAGCAGATAACTACAGATCTGGACAGCGCCATCTATTATCTTGGTGCTACCAAGGCGGACCAGAAGTTATACAGAATTTCCCACGTAGCTGTTCATCTCCTGGCGAGCAGAGTATATCTGTATATGGAGCAATGGGATAAATCAATTGAACATGCCGATTATGTCATCAGCTACCACCCGCAGCTAATGGAGCTGAATGGATGGGGTGATCCTGACGCCCGCAGGAAACCTATTGTTGGAAACGGTAATGTTGAAACGATATGGTACTATGGTTCTATGCTGGAATCGTTTCCTTCCGGAGTAGCTTTTGCATATGGTATGTCAACAGATCTGGGCAGCAAATTCGAGCCCAATGACCTGCGCTCGAATGTATTTTACTCCATTGTTCCGGATAATTTACGCCCCTATACGGCGTTTCCTTACAGTGTAGTAAAACTCAACATGGATCAGGGTAACGATGCCAATGTAAATATGGGAAACAGCTGGAGAAGCGCAGAAGCCTATCTGAACAGAGCAGAGGCATATGTACAGCTTTATAAAACTAAAGGCGATGCAAATGCAGCACAGGAGGCCCTGAACAACCTGAACACATTGCGGGCCAAAAGATTTGCGCCAGCACAGTTTGTTCCCTGGACACTTAAACCTGCCGATCAGCTGTTGCAGATGTGCCGCGATGAGCGCAGGCGTGAGCTCTTTATGGAAGGCACCCATCGCTGGATGGATCTAAGAAGATATGGTATGCCGTCGATAAAACATTATTATCAGCCCAGCAAAGAAGTAACACAGGTATTTACACTGCAAAAACGTGACCCGCAGTATGTATTACCTATCCCTAACGATGTGCTCCTGCGTAATCCTCAGATCACACAGAATCCGCAGATAGGTAACCTCCGCCAACCGGATTAA
- a CDS encoding fatty acid desaturase, producing MREGKDLILATKPYANEIRSRSWFHLWTTLGLLAAALACTLLLPFFAARLTASILSGLLIVRMFVIYHDHQHHTILQQSATANAVMAIFGLYILAPTSIWKRSHDYHHKHNSKLFSASIGSYPIATRYKYEQMSGRERRTYLFTRHPLTILAGYLSMFLIGMCAQSFLSSPRKHLDSLLAIIIHIGGSAAIIYFMGWQAWALFILIPFTIACCIGAYLFYAQHNFPGVTFKENEEWCYHDAALLSSSYMLMSPIMNWFTANIGYHHIHHLNARIPFYRLPEAMANIPELQTAKTTSLGLMDVIACLRLKIWDPKLQRMITLREAAALSRPKLKAMPAPAAIASKAV from the coding sequence ATGCGCGAAGGAAAAGATCTTATTTTGGCCACCAAACCTTATGCTAATGAAATAAGGTCCAGAAGCTGGTTCCACCTGTGGACCACCCTGGGATTACTGGCCGCAGCACTTGCCTGCACCCTTTTATTGCCATTTTTTGCTGCCCGGCTTACTGCCAGTATCCTATCCGGATTACTGATCGTACGTATGTTCGTCATCTATCACGACCATCAGCACCATACTATCCTCCAGCAATCCGCTACTGCCAACGCTGTCATGGCCATCTTCGGACTCTATATCCTGGCGCCTACCAGCATCTGGAAACGTTCGCACGACTACCACCATAAACATAATTCCAAACTATTCAGTGCCAGCATCGGCTCCTACCCGATCGCCACCAGGTATAAATATGAGCAGATGAGCGGCAGGGAAAGAAGAACCTACCTCTTCACACGCCACCCACTCACCATCCTGGCAGGATACCTCTCTATGTTCCTCATCGGGATGTGTGCACAATCTTTCCTGAGTAGTCCGCGTAAGCACCTCGACAGTCTCCTGGCTATTATCATTCACATCGGTGGCAGCGCTGCTATCATCTATTTCATGGGATGGCAGGCCTGGGCGCTGTTTATATTGATTCCTTTTACCATCGCCTGCTGTATCGGCGCCTACCTGTTCTATGCACAACATAACTTCCCCGGCGTTACCTTCAAGGAAAATGAAGAATGGTGCTACCACGACGCCGCACTGCTGTCGTCCAGCTACATGCTCATGTCGCCAATTATGAACTGGTTTACGGCCAACATCGGCTACCACCATATTCACCACCTGAATGCGAGAATCCCGTTTTACCGCCTCCCCGAGGCCATGGCCAATATCCCTGAGCTGCAAACGGCTAAAACAACCAGCCTGGGCCTCATGGATGTCATCGCCTGCCTACGGCTTAAAATATGGGACCCCAAGCTGCAACGTATGATCACTCTTCGCGAAGCAGCCGCACTCAGCCGTCCTAAATTAAAAGCAATGCCTGCTCCGGCCGCAATAGCCTCCAAAGCAGTATAA
- a CDS encoding TlpA disulfide reductase family protein: MNKRMLLGLALCTALSANAQKRLQLDVNIKGLPEGDTVVLWAPLPNHVDTAIVKNGHFTFDRDMSEGGTTYIMQIGKNGKQEQGTVLYLEAGKMSITGNGPFFKDAVFTGSPFVADWLDIRNNILPMNDAIAARKQELYAKLEKAVSLGDEEAMKNLQHDLNQLEVPMAKACYDWVVKHPNAGAGSFLVNAILNNKLSSEEYKDLMTKVGPEVKNTFTIKRMTMQKFGGENALGMYNVQAAAFTLNDVNGKAVSLEDYKGKYVLVDFWASWCKPCREAVPALISTYNKFKDKGFTVLSVSLDDKKEKWMQAVAEEKMPWAQVSDLIGGESPVAKKYGVVAIPAAFLVDPAGKIIALGAGPALDEKLADLLK, translated from the coding sequence ATGAATAAACGAATGCTTTTGGGACTCGCATTGTGTACCGCTTTATCAGCCAATGCCCAGAAAAGATTACAGCTGGACGTGAATATCAAAGGTTTGCCGGAAGGGGATACTGTCGTTTTATGGGCACCATTGCCAAACCACGTTGATACCGCCATTGTGAAAAACGGGCATTTCACCTTTGATCGTGATATGAGCGAAGGTGGTACTACCTATATCATGCAGATCGGCAAAAATGGTAAACAGGAGCAGGGTACTGTCCTGTACCTGGAGGCAGGTAAAATGAGTATCACTGGTAACGGGCCGTTCTTTAAGGATGCTGTTTTTACTGGTAGTCCCTTTGTAGCTGATTGGTTAGATATCAGGAATAATATTCTGCCGATGAATGATGCGATTGCTGCCAGAAAACAGGAGCTTTATGCGAAGCTGGAAAAAGCTGTCAGTCTGGGAGACGAAGAAGCGATGAAAAACCTGCAGCATGATTTGAATCAACTGGAGGTGCCAATGGCAAAGGCTTGCTATGATTGGGTGGTGAAACATCCGAATGCCGGTGCGGGTTCTTTCCTGGTGAATGCGATACTGAACAATAAGCTGAGCAGCGAAGAATATAAAGACCTGATGACTAAAGTAGGTCCGGAAGTAAAAAATACATTTACCATCAAGCGAATGACGATGCAGAAATTCGGTGGTGAAAATGCATTGGGTATGTACAATGTGCAGGCAGCTGCATTTACGCTGAATGATGTTAACGGTAAGGCTGTGTCGCTGGAAGATTATAAAGGGAAGTATGTGTTGGTAGATTTCTGGGCCAGCTGGTGCAAACCATGCAGAGAAGCGGTGCCGGCATTGATATCTACCTATAACAAATTTAAAGATAAAGGCTTTACTGTCTTATCTGTTTCCCTGGATGATAAAAAAGAGAAATGGATGCAGGCCGTTGCGGAAGAAAAAATGCCATGGGCACAGGTGTCCGACCTGATCGGTGGTGAAAGTCCTGTTGCAAAGAAATATGGTGTGGTGGCTATTCCTGCTGCCTTCCTGGTAGATCCTGCCGGTAAAATTATTGCGTTGGGTGCAGGCCCGGCGCTGGATGAAAAGTTAGCAGACTTACTGAAATAG
- a CDS encoding AAA family ATPase produces the protein MIISKVEIKKFRGFDTVNLELGSQLTVIAGQNGTQKTTVLGILTQPFTISDKKHPMISEKPLTGGSFKSGFKDKFKLSENFDIAKSHEWTLHLTDGREPFTVESITRNKGKAKDIRFWKKGNRSAGSGYIQMPVIYLSLQRLLPIGEDPKLKASQNVSLTPAELLFFQKAHKSILMSNDNIQDSNFLESPSKKTLGINTDYYDWKQNSAGQDNIGKILLAIISFKRLKEKYKHHYKGGILAIDELDATIYPGSQIQLFNALRTYASKYDIQIFFTTHSLTLLERAGELQEENKKHTATKDQVRVLFLEKKNSNVKILQDVPYNVIVHKLNVTISESKSLKLLSFSEDKEGEIFCKAILKGKANNLKFFDGAFSCNLLVDLGFGKVPSFTSPFSLAFLDGDVRGNKTILKKVESLDNYLILPGTNSPERVLAHFLFNLDDNSDIWEKIKADGTYTKQVCFKNVDFDELMKDRVVAKKWFKTHIKYWGNNGYKVIDAWAAENEEEVKQFIDKFIETYNTFADSLNMDKI, from the coding sequence ATGATAATCTCAAAAGTAGAAATTAAAAAATTTAGGGGGTTTGATACTGTAAATTTGGAACTGGGCTCTCAACTTACAGTTATCGCAGGCCAAAATGGCACTCAAAAAACTACAGTATTAGGCATTCTAACTCAGCCTTTCACTATTTCAGACAAAAAGCATCCAATGATTTCAGAAAAACCACTTACTGGTGGGTCTTTCAAGTCTGGGTTCAAGGATAAATTCAAACTGTCAGAAAATTTCGATATTGCCAAATCTCACGAATGGACTCTACATCTTACAGATGGCAGGGAGCCATTTACTGTGGAAAGTATAACAAGAAATAAGGGCAAAGCTAAGGATATACGTTTTTGGAAAAAGGGGAATAGATCCGCTGGTTCGGGGTACATTCAAATGCCTGTGATTTACCTGAGCTTACAAAGGCTTTTGCCCATTGGAGAAGATCCAAAATTAAAGGCAAGCCAAAATGTAAGTTTAACACCTGCTGAACTTTTATTTTTCCAGAAGGCGCATAAAAGCATACTGATGTCGAATGACAACATACAAGATTCGAACTTTTTGGAAAGTCCTTCTAAAAAAACACTTGGCATAAATACTGATTATTACGACTGGAAGCAAAATTCTGCCGGCCAAGATAATATTGGAAAAATCCTTCTCGCTATAATTTCTTTCAAAAGACTAAAAGAAAAATATAAGCATCATTACAAGGGCGGTATTTTGGCAATTGATGAACTGGATGCAACAATTTACCCCGGTTCGCAAATACAGCTCTTTAATGCCCTAAGGACATATGCATCTAAATATGATATTCAAATATTTTTCACAACCCATTCCTTAACTCTTTTAGAGCGAGCAGGTGAACTACAAGAAGAAAATAAAAAGCATACTGCCACAAAAGATCAGGTAAGAGTTTTATTTTTAGAAAAGAAGAATAGTAATGTAAAAATATTGCAAGATGTTCCGTATAACGTTATCGTTCATAAATTAAATGTTACAATTTCTGAAAGTAAGAGCTTAAAGCTGCTGAGTTTTTCAGAGGATAAGGAAGGAGAGATTTTTTGTAAAGCTATCCTTAAAGGAAAAGCAAATAATTTAAAATTTTTTGATGGTGCTTTTTCCTGTAATTTATTGGTTGATTTAGGGTTCGGTAAAGTTCCCTCTTTTACTTCTCCCTTTTCACTAGCGTTTTTAGATGGGGATGTCAGAGGCAATAAAACCATCTTAAAGAAAGTTGAAAGTCTTGATAATTATCTTATACTCCCTGGAACAAATTCTCCAGAAAGGGTACTTGCGCATTTCTTGTTTAATTTGGATGACAACTCTGACATTTGGGAAAAAATAAAGGCTGACGGCACTTATACAAAACAAGTTTGTTTTAAGAATGTGGATTTCGATGAATTAATGAAAGATAGAGTAGTGGCAAAGAAATGGTTCAAGACTCACATTAAGTATTGGGGGAATAATGGATACAAAGTCATTGATGCATGGGCAGCTGAAAATGAGGAAGAAGTTAAGCAATTTATTGATAAATTTATTGAAACTTATAATACCTTTGCAGATTCATTAAATATGGACAAAATTTAA
- a CDS encoding TlpA disulfide reductase family protein, which translates to MRKIFSTVIILFTGMLAAQAQQPANELLPFRSAAPSFSLSSTNGKQIKLSDCKGKMIVFYCWDNQDKNDHGADTIRQAWNANQEDTAMIFVAVTRKPVATGILPKNSRVVNVVIPANSTDANIQQFIQHYKISSLPRTILIGRQGDILAASLPEGQFDAFVKMFSLVEDRSDANHTTFWDYKVKVGDLIPGNMKLKVVDGKAYTMADLRGQVVLMEFTASWCGVCRELMPHLEKEFWQAYKNKGLKVFGIDLKETPATIRKFAATVGVTYPMVEDDGGKIFYHFAKESAGVTKVVLLDKTGHIVYMSAQKMEAEEQAALKAKIESML; encoded by the coding sequence ATGCGTAAAATATTTAGTACCGTTATTATACTCTTCACTGGTATGCTGGCTGCACAAGCTCAGCAGCCAGCGAATGAGCTGCTGCCGTTCCGCTCCGCAGCGCCTTCTTTTTCTCTCTCCAGTACCAATGGCAAACAGATTAAATTATCTGACTGCAAAGGAAAAATGATCGTGTTCTATTGCTGGGATAACCAGGACAAAAACGATCATGGTGCAGACACCATCCGGCAAGCCTGGAATGCAAACCAGGAAGATACCGCTATGATATTCGTGGCAGTAACCCGTAAGCCAGTCGCTACTGGCATCTTACCTAAAAATTCCAGAGTGGTAAATGTGGTTATTCCTGCTAATTCTACTGATGCGAATATTCAGCAATTTATACAGCACTATAAAATCAGCTCACTGCCGCGTACCATCCTGATCGGCCGACAAGGAGATATACTGGCAGCAAGTCTTCCGGAAGGTCAGTTTGATGCGTTTGTGAAAATGTTTAGCCTGGTAGAAGATCGCTCCGACGCGAATCATACTACCTTCTGGGATTATAAGGTAAAAGTGGGCGACCTCATTCCTGGTAATATGAAGTTAAAGGTGGTAGATGGTAAAGCCTATACTATGGCTGATCTGCGCGGACAGGTAGTACTGATGGAGTTTACCGCCAGCTGGTGTGGCGTTTGCCGCGAACTGATGCCTCACCTGGAAAAGGAGTTCTGGCAGGCATATAAAAATAAAGGCCTCAAAGTATTTGGCATTGACCTGAAGGAAACGCCGGCGACTATACGAAAATTTGCGGCTACTGTTGGGGTTACTTATCCGATGGTGGAAGATGATGGTGGGAAGATTTTCTATCATTTCGCCAAAGAGAGCGCAGGTGTTACCAAAGTGGTGCTGCTGGATAAAACAGGGCATATCGTATACATGAGCGCGCAGAAGATGGAAGCGGAAGAGCAGGCTGCACTGAAGGCAAAAATTGAATCAATGCTATAA